One Saccharomyces kudriavzevii IFO 1802 strain IFO1802 genome assembly, chromosome: 4 genomic region harbors:
- the CTH1 gene encoding putative mRNA-binding protein CTH1 (similar to Saccharomyces cerevisiae CTH1 (YDR151C) and TIS11 (YLR136C); ancestral locus Anc_8.333): MMTNVAANSYCLNIPNANSASTATSSIFSDLNKEYESKIKEIEEYYVKTLLNDNNDNDDGSTADGHNINEADILSEFSPRPSPRLPSKPNCYRSLADFKDLIISDSRPLHTSYSTNPFTTSNNISTFAATEKKSKKRSLEVEINPTYTTNAFSLPLTAENLQKLSQVNSQAAGLPYVLPIQKTTKLEHLRIAPLELPQLVNKTLYKTELCESFTIRGYCKYGNKCQFAHGLNELKFKKKSNNYRTKPCINWSKLGYCPYGKRCCFKHGDDKDVRIYQSSNNGIPNDTESGTHPIVTASANNNSTAYLTKPKNLHTSVKALQRMTW, encoded by the coding sequence ATGATGACGAACGTTGCCGCGAATAGCTACTGTCTAAATATACCAAATGCTAATTCAGCGTCAACGGCCACTTCCTCGATCTTTTCCGACCTCAATAAAGAGTACGAATCAaagatcaaagaaattgaagaatacTACGTGAAGACATTACTCAATGACAATaacgataatgatgatggcAGCACTGCTGATGGGCATAATATAAATGAAGCAGACATCTTGAGCGAATTTTCTCCAAGGCCTTCTCCTCGGCTGCCTTCCAAGCCGAATTGTTATCGCTCGTTGGCAGATTTTAAAGATTTGATCATATCTGATTCCAGGCCTCTGCATACATCTTATTCTACCAACCCCTTTACAACCAGTAACAACATCTCAACGTTTGCTGCAACTGAGAAAAAGAGTAAGAAAAGGTCCCTAGAGGTAGAGATTAACCCCACTTATACAACAAATGCATTTTCACTACCTTTAACGGCAGAAAATTTGCAAAAGTTATCTCAAGTGAATTCTCAGGCTGCCGGACTACCATATGTACTCCCAATCcagaaaacaacaaaactAGAGCACCTTAGAATAGCCCCGTTGGAACTGCCTCAATTAGTCAACAAGACGTTATACAAGACCGAACTCTGTGAATCTTTCACCATCAGAGGTTATTGTAAGTATGGCAATAAATGTCAATTTGCTCATGGTTTAAATGAActgaaattcaagaaaaaatcaaacaattaTAGAACCAAACCCTGCATAAATTGGTCAAAATTAGGTTATTGTCCATATGGTAAGCGCTGTTGTTTCAAGCACGGTGATGACAAAGACGTCCGGATATATCAAAGTTCTAATAACGGGATACCTAATGATACTGAATCGGGTACGCACCCTATTGTCACAGCTTCCGCCAACAACAATAGCACTGCATATTTGACTAAGCCTAAAAACTTACACACCAGTGTTAAAGCATTGCAGAGGATGACTTGGTAG
- the GIR2 gene encoding Gir2p (similar to Saccharomyces cerevisiae GIR2 (YDR152W); ancestral locus Anc_8.334) translates to MDYKEEQRQELEVLESIYPDELRILNDEYPKIKFEVDIKLELDTGDSTSPLTKEHTIVSGFKFSENYPDEPCMISLEAQEVALNDGEEDEGGDEEEIEYDDNGNRILKKFENLPDMVSFKGYLPELTVQLETQIETDMLLGMQMCFALISSIKEKCEQWYSEQLNKLEKQHDLEAQEREKKEQAKFHGTKVTRESYLEWRSEFRKELKLDERDQVRRMKAHHGKLTGKQMFEQGVVGTGDEYMEEDGASVDDVAKGLAKTEIVNQ, encoded by the coding sequence ATGGATTATAAGGAAGAACAGAGACAGGAACTAGAAGTCTTAGAATCCATTTACCCTGATGAGCTGAGGATCTTAAACGATGAGTACCCTAAGATTAAATTCGAGGTAGATATCAAGTTGGAGCTGGATACGGGCGATTCCACTTCACCTTTAACCAAAGAACACACCATAGTTAGTGGGTTTAAGTTTTCGGAGAACTACCCTGACGAACCATGcatgatttctttggaaGCTCAAGAAGTAGCCCTCAATGATGgcgaagaagacgaaggcggggatgaagaagagattgAGTACGACGATAATGGCAATAGAATACTGAAGAAGTTTGAAAACCTGCCAGATATGGTTAGCTTCAAGGGATATTTGCCTGAATTAACCGTACAGTTGGAAACGCAAATCGAAACCGACATGTTACTGGGCATGCAGATGTGTTTCGCgttgatttcatcaatcaaGGAGAAATGTGAACAGTGGTATAGCGAGCAATTGAACAAGCTCGAGAAACAACACGATTTGGAGGCACAAGAGCGAGAGAAGAAGGAACAGGCCAAGTTCCACGGTACAAAAGTCACAAGAGAATCGTATTTGGAATGGAGGTCTGAGTTCCGTAAAGAACTGAAACTGGACGAAAGAGACCAAGtgagaagaatgaaggcCCATCACGGGAAACTGACCGGGAAGCAAATGTTCGAACAAGGTGTGGTGGGCACGGGCGACGAGTACATGGAAGAGGATGGCGCGAGCGTGGATGACGTAGCCAAGGGACTTGCCAAGACTGAAATAGTAAATCAATGA
- the ENT5 gene encoding Ent5p (similar to Saccharomyces cerevisiae ENT5 (YDR153C); ancestral locus Anc_8.335), which produces MDSLSKKIQNLGIHDIRNAARFAQNVIVQYEPYQVDIRRATNTDAWGPTPKHLAKVLRNRYQVPLYLMTEYTLKRLVDHIASRPKNLYEKARKDYVNYGSEWRVVLKCLVVVEFLLMNVDVGDELNQIRSCLLTHKHILTREIAQFKVKFSNDGKMEIHERGIRKKGELILQYLENPQFLKKERGKNKKNALKIRQQGESSIYNANQISSSASYDDDDDDDFGTNADGVGGDMDTNNVTNFNVPMETEANSSTRRLSHMEEQRRQRREILREQIKSKEQQRKRKQQQDSIPDLIDFDDANTAITHESDDKNTNSGGNDSNDDEDEFGDFQSETSPDTAVPKTSDGQIDDLLDWDGPKPSSTSTAATDASLSFSETKQQKSRPQATKDKSKGNDAFSNLFSYSKSLV; this is translated from the coding sequence ATGGACTCGTTATCGAAGAAGATTCAAAACCTGGGTATTCACGACATCAGGAACGCCGCAAGATTTGCTCAGAACGTGATCGTCCAATATGAGCCCTATCAGGTAGACATCCGTCGCGCTACAAATACCGATGCCTGGGGCCCCACGCCAAAGCATCTGGCCAAAGTTCTAAGAAACAGATACCAAGTACCGCTATACTTGATGACCGAATacactttgaaaagattggTCGACCACATCGCTTCAAGACCAAAGAACCTATACGAAAAGGCAAGAAAGGACTATGTCAACTACGGGTCCGAATGGAGAGTAGTCTTAAAATGTCTAGTAGTCGTTGAATTCTTGCTAATGAACGTCGATGTTGGCGATGAACTAAATCAGATTAGGTCCTGTTTGCTCACCCATAAACATATTTTAACCAGAGAAATTGCCCAATTCAAGGTAAAATTTTCGAATGACGGTAAAATGGAGATTCATGAACGGGGTATTAGGAAAAAGGGCGAACTGATCTTACAATACTTGGAAAACCCtcagtttttgaaaaaggaaagaggcaaaaataagaaaaacgCCTTGAAGATCCGACAGCAAGGAGAATCCTCTATTTATAACGCCAACCAAATCTCATCTTCCGCCAGCtacgacgacgacgatgatgatgattttggtACAAATGCAGATGGGGTTGGGGGTGACATGGATACGAACAATGTCACCAACTTTAATGTCCCCATGGAAACAGAGGCAAATTCCAGTACTCGCAGGCTTTCCCACATGGAGGAACAGAGGAGACAAAGAAGAGAGATTTTAAGAGAACAGATCAAAAGCAAAGAACAACAaaggaagagaaaacaaCAGCAAGACAGTATCCCTGACCTAATCGATTTCGATGATGCTAACACCGCCATCACACACGAAAGCGACGACAAGAACACAAACAGTGGCGGTAATGACAgcaatgatgatgaggacGAATTCGGGGATTTCCAAAGCGAGACAAGTCCCGACACCGCAGTGCCCAAAACATCAGATGGCCAAATAGATGACTTGCTTGACTGGGATGGCCCAAAACCAAGTTCCACCTCCACCGCCGCTACAGATGCCTCATTATCCTTTTCCGAAACGAAGCAGCAAAAATCTCGCCCTCAGGCCACAAAGGATAAGTCAAAGGGCAACGACGCCTTTTCTAACTTATTCTCCTACTCCAAGTCATTGGTTTAG
- the CPR1 gene encoding peptidylprolyl isomerase CPR1 (similar to Saccharomyces cerevisiae CPR1 (YDR155C); ancestral locus Anc_8.336) has translation MSQVYFDVEADGQPVGRVVFKLYNDVVPKTAENFRALCTGEKGFGYAGSPFHRVIPDFMLQGGDFTAGNGTGGKSIYGGKFPDENFKRHHDRPGLLSMANAGPNTNGSQFFITTVPCPWLDGKHVVFGEVVDGYDIVKKVESMGSPSGSTKARIVVAKSGEL, from the coding sequence ATGTCCCAAGTCTATTTTGATGTCGAAGCTGATGGTCAACCAGTTGGCCGTGTCGTTTTCAAGTTGTACAACGACGTAGTTCCAAAGACCGCCGAAAACTTCAGAGCGCTATGTACTGGTGAAAAGGGCTTCGGCTACGCCGGATCTCCATTCCACAGAGTCATCCCAGACTTCATGTTGCAAGGTGGTGACTTCACCGCTGGTAACGGTACCGGCGGTAAGTCTATTTACGGTGGGAAGTTCCCAGACGAGAACTTCAAGAGGCACCACGACAGACCAGGTTTGTTGTCCATGGCTAACGCCGGCCCAAACACTAACGGTTCtcaattcttcatcaccaCTGTTCCATGCCCATGGTTGGACGGCAAGCACGTCGTCTTCGGTGAAGTTGTTGACGGTTACGACATTGTCAAGAAGGTTGAATCCATGGGTTCTCCTTCCGGTTCCACTAAGGCTAGAATCGTTGTTGCCAAGTCCGGTGAATTATAA
- the RPA14 gene encoding DNA-directed RNA polymerase I subunit RPA14 (similar to Saccharomyces cerevisiae RPA14 (YDR156W); ancestral locus Anc_8.337): MMKGSRRTGNNMATTLNTPVVIHATQLPQHVSTDEVLQFLEGFINEKENIIDSTTMNVVSDNAAGADVVPAVNASLSMDTNLSSSISQLKRIQRDFKGLPPAQDFSAAPIQVTTAGKNDASVGVSATGGKKTTFADE; this comes from the coding sequence ATGATGAAAGGTTCAAGAAGAACGGGCAACAACATGGCCACCACGCTCAACACCCCCGTGGTCATCCATGCCACGCAGCTGCCCCAACACGTCTCTACTGACGAGGTCCTGCAATTCCTGGAGGGCTTTATTAACGAGAAGGAGAACATCATTGATAGCACCACGATGAACGTCGTCAGCGACAACGCCGCTGGCGCGGACGTTGTCCCTGCGGTCAACGCCAGCCTAAGCATGGATACTAACCTGTCCAGCTCCATATCACAGCTTAAGAGGATCCAGAGAGACTTCAAGGGTCTGCCCCCCGCCCAAGACTTCTCCGCCGCACCGATTCAGGTCACCACGGCCGGTAAGAACGACGCCAGTGTCGGCGTCAGTGCCACTGGTGGCAAGAAAACCACATTCGCCGACGAATGA
- the HOM2 gene encoding aspartate-semialdehyde dehydrogenase (similar to Saccharomyces cerevisiae HOM2 (YDR158W); ancestral locus Anc_8.338), translated as MAGKKIAGVLGATGSVGQRFILLLADHPHFELKVLGASSRSAGKKYVDAVNWKQTDLLPESASDIIVSDCKSEFFKECDIVFSGLDADYAGAIEKEFMEAGIAIVSNAKNYRREQDVPLIVPVVNPEHLDIVSQKLETAKALGKPRPGFIICISNCSTAGLVAPLKPLIEKFGPIDALTTTTLQAISGAGFSPGVPGIDILDNIIPYIGGEEDKMEWETKKILAPLAEDKTHVKLLTPEEIKVSAQCNRVAVSDGHTECISLRFKNRPAPSVEELKTCLKEYVCDAYKLGCHSAPKQTIHVLEQPDRPQPRLDRNRDNGYGVSVGRIREDPLLDFKMVVLSHNTIIGAAGSGVLIAEILLARNLI; from the coding sequence ATGGCTGGAAAGAAGATTGCTGGTGTCTTGGGCGCCACTGGTTCCGTGGGCCAACGTTTCATCCTTCTGTTGGCTGACCATCCTCACTTCGAGTTGAAGGTTCTTGGGGCCTCTTCCAGATCTGCCGGTAAGAAATACGTCGACGCAGTGAACTGGAAGCAAACTGACTTGCTACCGGAATCCGCTAGCGATATCATTGTCTCTGACTGTAAGTCcgaattcttcaaagagtGTGATATCGTCTTCTCTGGGTTGGATGCCGACTACGCTGGCGCCATCGAAAAGGAATTCATGGAGGCCGGTATTGCCATCGTGTCTAATGCCAAGAACTACAGAAGAGAGCAAGACGTGCCATTGATCGTCCCTGTCGTCAACCCTGAACATTTGGATATTGTTTCTCAAAAGCTGGAAACTGCCAAGGCGCTGGGCAAGCCAAGACCGGGGTTCATCATTTGTATTTCCAACTGCTCCACTGCTGGCTTAGTCGCCCCATTGAAACCtttgattgaaaaattcggCCCTATTGACGCCTTGACTACCACCACTTTGCAAGCCATCTCAGGTGCAGGTTTCTCGCCAGGTGTGCCGGGCATCGACATTCTGGACAACATCATCCCATACATTGGTGGCGAAGAAGACAAGATGGAATGGGaaacgaagaaaattttggccCCATTGGCCGAAGACAAGACTCACGTCAAACTGTTGACCCCAGAGGAAATCAAGGTCTCTGCTCAATGTAACAGAGTGGCCGTCTCTGACGGTCACACAGAATGTATCTCTTTGAGATTCAAGAACAGACCTGCTCCATCCGTCGAAGAACTCAAGACATGTCTAAAAGAATACGTCTGTGACGCGTACAAATTGGGTTGCCATTCCGCTCCAAAGCAAACCATCCATGTCTTGGAACAGCCTGATAGACCACAACCAAGATTGGACAGGAACAGAGACAATGGTTACGGTGTCTCCGTCGGTAGAATCAGAGAAGACCCATTGTTGGATTTCAAAATGGTCGTCCTTTCACATAACACCATCATCGGTGCCGCTGGTTCTGGTGTTTTGATTGCCGAAATTTTACTAGCAAGAAACTTGATCTAA
- the SAC3 gene encoding Sac3p (similar to Saccharomyces cerevisiae SAC3 (YDR159W); ancestral locus Anc_8.340), with the protein MNTTFGSIVPSTNFKFFNGPTNNDSTSTNTDNNKDNFFLKGSGAGSSKNVFMLNSAPQVKLQQPLQDFPRSASHARKKPDQKKSFMINDEKTIQLIGPLIQSPDGFGFQKRPHKPRELPRFLINQEPQLEQRKFVQDPWDKANQKKLLSLEESIDDPNELYETLKKMRNTERSIMEEKGLVDKADSAKDLYDAIVFQGTCLDMCPIFERSRRNVEYTVFSYEKNQPSDKKASRCRALKVFARPAAAAAPPLPSDVRPPHILVKTLDYIVDNLLTTLPESEGFLWDRMRSIRQDFTYQNYSGPEAVDCNERIVRIHLLILHVMVKSSVDFSLQQELEQLHKSLITLSEIYDDVRSSGGACPNEAEFRAYALLSKIRDPQYDENIQRLPKHIFQDKLVQTALCFRRIISNSAYTERGFVRTENCLNFYARFFQLMQSPNLPLLMGFFLQMHLTEIRFYAVRALSHTLNKRHKPIPLVYLENTLFFNSRQEITEFCNYYSIEIINGDSADLKTLHHYSHKLAETQPLKKTYLNCLEDRLQKVTYKSLIDCGKENFDSLAGVKSDRGNDKISITADQVFSKKNIPSNPNMMFSQHTPFESQIVAPSRLNKIEPREILFPLQSKQSAQPSQFQTSFNKPPLTQTAPTYLPEWKQQKIKSVTAGSPQSLISQLSQGPEGQVFGNGRMTTTDNGTDNAKWKSEELERDENERKELEKRKEEKVRLKKKEEDANKQIITHQIADELIKDVVNGKVTEIVEYELSEMNERKTIIKTMTRELYDAFIHEKLYLIYMDSCAELHRHYSLMRRFLKNWKSFYYKAKKNRALEERKREEIELVSHQLGVPSFKKSTRLLRTPYKSNVDSSFMLSSSDKKNIIFSPVNDEFNKFSTHSTRTSKLWEPLDMKLFYYDKMTEKFPVDFLTPANIFIYAKDWTSLSNRWILNKFNLQCMQDSKHFNNNVITSEIRCIDDNYEPSDFSDLQLLIFNTGVTNPDIFDLEMKLKDDGEELIKLITGVSLNTNICFCLLIIYWESAENTLSETTIKQSLKLNRISKNYGSVIERIDLMNLTEEFPHKCLEDKLSEISQSYVYKLTERGNYNKTLSQKRALAGVHSRNTQLQTTKDIDQRMKKMLEKEKNKYQQQMGERNTYAHLESHIAASPRAKKRKLPILSSSSHSSQFKTPLASRLNTSGTSTSPPLPSHLAMKFRRNSRVTSLHTVLPVSTPSHSTNLPATNSNGNDATDTQSQQLTRSKRSTLELSNSAFDRVPESQAIYQTPTNVAPASDNTDQDKDDIPDSILELKILIDSVKKKVNND; encoded by the coding sequence ATGAACACAACATTCGGCTCAATAGTGCCTTCCACtaattttaaatttttcaacggACCTACAAACAATGACTCTACCAGCACCAATACTGATAATAACAAagataatttctttttgaagGGTAGTGGTGCCGGCTCTTCGAAAAACGTGTTCATGCTCAATTCCGCTCCCCAGGTAAAATTGCAGCAACCGTTACAAGATTTCCCACGCTCAGCATCACATGCGAGGAAAAAGCCAGACCAGAAGAAAAGCTTTATGATCAATGACGAGAAGACCATACAGCTGATAGGTCCCTTGATTCAATCTCCTGACGGTTTTGGTTTCCAAAAGAGACCACACAAACCAAGAGAATTACCAAGATTTTTGATCAATCAGGAACCTCAATTGgagcaaagaaaattcgtACAAGATCCATGGGATAAGGCcaaccaaaaaaaactactATCCTTGGAAGAATCCATCGATGATCCTAATGAATTATACGAaacattgaagaaaatgagaaatACAGAGCGTTCAATAATGGAGGAGAAAGGACTTGTAGATAAAGCTGACTCGGCAAAGGATCTCTATGATGCAATAGTTTTTCAGGGCACCTGCCTAGATATGTGTcccatctttgaaagatcaAGGAGAAATGTGGAGTATACCGTCTTTTcgtatgaaaaaaatcagccAAGTGATAAAAAGGCCTCCAGGTGTAGAGCACTAAAAGTCTTCGCAAGACCTGCGGCTGCGGCCGCTCCTCCTCTACCATCAGATGTGAGACCACCTCATATTTTAGTCAAAACATTGGACtatattgttgataatCTATTAACCACGTTACCTGAAAGTGAGGGATTCTTATGGGACAGGATGAGATCTATAAGGCAAGACTTTACGTATCAAAACTATTCAGGGCCTGAGGCAGTAGATTGTAACGAACGTATTGTAAGGATACATCTTTTGATACTGCATGTCATGGTAAAATCAAGCGTGGACTTTTCGCTCCAACAAGAGCTAGAACAACTGCATAAATCTTTGATCACACTATCGGAAATATACGACGATGTCCGTTCCAGTGGTGGAGCTTGTCCAAATGAAGCAGAATTTCGAGCTTATGCCCTTTTGAGCAAGATAAGGGACCCTCAGTAcgatgaaaatattcaaagattACCAAAGCATATCTTCCAGGATAAATTGGTTCAAACGGCTTTATGCTTCAGAAGAATTATTTCCAACTCCGCTTATACTGAGCGCGGGTTTGTTAGAACTGAAAACTGCCTAAATTTCTATGcaagattttttcagttgatGCAATCACCCAATTTACCGTTATTAATGGGATTTTTTCTGCAAATGCATCTGACGGAAATAAGGTTTTATGCTGTGAGAGCCTTATCACATACTTTGAACAAACGGCATAAACCGATCCCACTCGTCTATTTGGAAAATACGCTGTTTTTTAATAGTCGGCAAGAAATAACTGAATTTTGTAATTACTACTCGATTGAAATCATTAATGGAGATTCAGCAGACTTGAAGACACTGCATCATTATTCGCACAAATTAGCAGAAACTCAacccttgaaaaaaacgtATCTAAACTGCTTAGAGGATAGATTGCAGAAAGTTACTTATAAGAGTTTAATAGATTGTGGTaaggaaaattttgattcattAGCTGGTGTAAAATCGGATAGGGGAAATGATAAAATCTCAATTACTGCTGACcaagttttttcaaaaaaaaatatcccCAGCAATCCCAATATGATGTTTAGCCAACACACTCCCTTTGAGTCTCAAATCGTCGCTCCTTCAAGATTGAACAAAATTGAACCCAGGGAGATCTTATTTCCACTACAATCTAAACAATCTGCTCAACCATCTCAATTTCAAACGTCATTCAACAAGCCTCCGTTAACCCAGACGGCTCCTACATATCTACCTGAGTGGAagcaacaaaaaatcaaaagcgTAACAGCCGGAAGTCCTCAATCTTTAATTAGTCAATTGTCACAGGGTCCTGAAGGGCAAGTCTTTGGAAATGGAAGGATGACCACTACAGACAATGGTACAGATAATGCAAAGTGGAAGAGTGAGGAGCTGGAACGAGATGAAAACGAAAGAAAggaactggaaaaaaggaaggaGGAGAAAGTTcgcttgaaaaaaaaagaggaagatgcaAACAAGCAAATAATCACCCACCAAATTGCAGATGAGTTAATAAAGGATGTAGTAAACGGTAAAGTAACTGAAATTGTTGAGTATGAGCTCTCAGAGATGAACGAGAGGAAAACCATCATCAAGACGATGACGCGTGAACTTTATGATGCATTCATTCACGAAAAACTATATCTCATATACATGGATTCTTGTGCTGAACTGCATAGACATTATTCCCTGATGAGACGATTCTTAAAGAACTGGAAATCATTCTATTACAAAGCCAAAAAGAATCGCGCACTTGAAGAGCGAAAGAGGGAAGAAATTGAACTCGTGAGCCATCAATTAGGAGTACCtagcttcaaaaaatccacCCGCTTATTGAGAACCCCATATAAGAGTAACGTGGATTCGTCATTTATgctttcatcttcagataagaaaaatataatctTTTCACCTGTAAATGATgaattcaacaaattctCAACTCATTCAACCAGAACCTCGAAACTATGGGAACCATTGGATATGAAATTGTTTTATTATGATAAGATGACTGAAAAGTTTCCTGTCGACTTTCTTACCCCagcaaatatttttatttatgcTAAAGATTGGACATCGCTCTCCAATCGTTGGATCTTAAATAAATTTAACCTACAGTGCATGCAGGATTCAAAACATTTCAATAATAACGTTATCACCAGCGAGATAAGATGTATCGATGATAATTATGAACCGTCCGATTTTAGTGATTTGCAATTATTGATCTTCAATACGGGTGTTACAAATCCTGATATATTTGATTTAGAAATGAAACTAAAGGATGACGGCGAAGAGCTGATAAAATTGATTACTGGTGTTTCCCTGAATACCAACATATGCTTCTGCCTTTTAATCATTTATTGGGAATCTGCAGAAAATACGTTGTCGGAAACTACTATTAAACAGTCTTTAAAGCTAAATCGAATATCTAAAAACTATGGCAGCGTTATTGAACGTATTGACTTGATGAATCTCACGGAGGAATTCCCTCATAAATGTTTGGAGGATAAATTATCCGAAATATCACAGTCTTATGTGTACAAGCTGACAGAAAGAGGGAACTATAATAAAACACTTAGTCAAAAAAGGGCCTTGGCTGGCGTCCACTCACGTAATACTCAATTACAGACTACAAAGGATATTGATCaaaggatgaagaaaatgctggaaaaagaaaaaaacaaatatcaacaacaaatgGGTGAAAGGAATACTTACGCACATCTTGAATCTCATATAGCAGCATCACCTAGGgccaagaaaaggaagctGCCAATactttcatcatcctcTCATTCAAGTCAATTTAAAACACCCCTAGCATCTAGGCTGAATACGTCCGGTACATCTAcatcaccaccactaccATCTCACTTGGCCATGAAATTTAGAAGAAACTCAAGAGTTACTAGTCTGCATACTGTACTGCCCGTTAGCACGCCAAGTCATAGTACCAATTTGCCGGCTACTAATTCCAACGGCAATGACGCCACAGATACTCAATCTCAACAATTGACGAGAAGCAAAAGAAGTACTCTAGAACTTTCAAATAGTGCTTTTGATAGAGTACCCGAAAGCCAAGCCATATATCAAACACCGACTAATGTCGCTCCAGCGTCAGATAACACTGATCAAGATAAAGATGACATTCCTGATAGCATATTAGAgctcaaaattttgatcgATTCtgtcaagaaaaaagtaaataatgACTAG